The genome window caaacaccaaaaaatattttctggtaaatcattttacagaaaagtaaaacatttttcaaaaatcattttacggaaaacattttactgacAATCAAACGGACCCTTAGTGTTTAGTATTGCTTTTAAGAAGTACTTTTGAAAccaaaaaaatacttttagataaaaaaattcttaaataagtTGCTTTTTGAGACAAAAAGTGCTTTACCGAAGCCAAAAATTGGCCGAAAAGTATTTTTATGAGAagctgaaaattttagtttctcttcaaaaatgtttttttctctaaaaacaCTTGCATTACTAAACTAAGACTAGGTGAAGTTACGTCCCACTAAAACGCTACATAATGGGTGTGTGAGGAGTACAACTAAGTTTCTATGTCAAGTGAGGAACAAAATCAAAAGTGTCCATCGAAAAGGATGTTGGATGATTCTATATATCGAGGCTTCCTTGATGATTATAGTAAACAAGTTCAGgcacaacaaaatcaaaaccaacGTGCACCAAGAGAGGAGGCGAGATACATCTTTCTCTcatctctctcttttcttctcaaTTAGAAATAAAGGAGAGAAAGATGTTGAccagagaaaaaaaattgattaaattcattcatatgaaatataagaGATCGACTGGTACAATTGTTGGGCCAGCTAACAAACTTAGCCATAAAACTAGCCGATAATTCAACTCAGCAGCTCCCAACATAGCTTTCTTGTTGGATCTCATCACCCGCTTATGCTTTAACTGGCTCGGATTCCATCTTCCTATTAGCTACCAACTCTTCAGCTTCTCCCTTGGATTGCCTTCATTTCTTTCCTGTTTACTTGTTTCATGATAGCTTTGGTTACCCTTTAAATCGATTTTGCTTCGTTTCCTTCCTCTTTCATGATAGCTTCCTGCATACCAGTTTCTTCTGCTTTGTATTCATCTGATACCtgaatttagtttcaatttttaaattgttatttggTGTAATATTACACTAACAAGTGAGGAGAATGAACAGAAGAAAATAGTTAGAAGATGGATCAGATGAATACAAAGCAAAGGGATAAACTCCATTGTCTCCAACAAAAGCGGACAATAGTAACTAACAAATGTttgaagaaatataaaaattgaactatTGTGTACTCATTCAGTGTCAATTATACGTGATTTCTTTAACAGAAATACTAGTACCGTTTTATCACCGGCTAAAACGTAAGACTAATACAAaccagaaataaaaaataaaaataaacgaggacataaaatatgtttttttaagtgCAACCacgaaaaatatttaattacagGCACCAGAAAAAAGCACCAatactataatatataaattaaatgtacATAACACACCAACTACTCTAAAATCTAACATCAACTCAACAGCTACATCCATGATCCAACTAATAAATAACACAACACCGCATTGCATTATTACTTTAGCCTTTACCCTTTAGCCATCCCCTCCCTTCCCCTCCCCTCTGAAGCAAGGCTGTCAGCTGATGGACCATTTTACTTGCTTTTAAAACCATCTTTGTCCTCTAGGGTACTAATTTTCACATGTACCCATGGGGGCAGCCTAGCACTAGCACAACCTCCCACTTGTTTTTTGTTTAGTACCCCTCCCAATATAGGGGACATCCATGTCAACTACAACCGGCTCTAACTTTTAGATATTGttataattacaccaaaaaaACCAACACGAATgcattttcaaatttcacacTTCAGGTACAGCTCAAACtccaatttattttcttttcacccTAGTTACCCGTTTGAGTCTGATAATAAAGCAAGGACCTCACTGTCATCAAATTCTGATTCCACTGCTAGCTCAACAGGGGTTTTATTTTCCCTATTTAACACCTGCGGATCTGCTCCCCTGCAGAAAACCAACACGTTAATAAACTCAACATGTAAATGACCGTGAAAACTAATCAACTATTACAATATTTTAGAAAGGATCTGCCAGTAACCTGGTAAGGAGTAATTTAGCAACTGCAGCCTTGCCCTTGAGAATACATCGATGAAGTGGTGTTTGACCTCTTGAATCCATTACATTTATATTTGCTCCATATTGTAATAGAAGTTCAATCATGCCAATGTCACCCGTTTCACAGGCAAGGTGAAGTAGGGTACAACCATCTAAATCGTCTGTGGTTTGCCCTTCACTGGTACCCACCAAGTTGAAAGAGCTAGCAGAGGATCTGTCTGATGAATCCCCTGTGATGTAACTGGAGCTGTTGTTACAGACATTTGTATGTTCTTGCAGAAGCATCACTTTGGCAAGGGTTAATGAAGACCCAGAAGATTGTTCATACACTGCATTTAAATCTACTTCACAATTAACAATATAACGGTATACAGCCTTCTTATCATTGGCACGAACACCCTCCCAAATCTGTTGTGCAACTGATTGAGGATGTTGCTCATCTTTCAGTTTGcaaacaaaaagcttttctgcaTACTGAGATCataaagaaaacagaaaattcTTTCAATTGTTTACACACATCAAATAATTAGAAATTGTTAAAACAAAAAGTATACGTTTTATCTTCAAGCCTGAGAATATTCTAGGTTTTCATGAATCACCAAATTAAGTGCACAGCGTGAAGGAAGTATCGATTGGAGTTAACAGGAATAAGATTATCTAAGCTTCCACTATTATCCACAAGGTCACCTTATGCCTATCTTAAAGGCTTAAAAGGAAAGAAGTACAGACAATTACAAGAAGATATCTTCACATTTTTTGACAgcttaaaacaaacaaattctACCAAACCAGCTCTCTTATTAAATGAAGCTGAAACAGCTACAAGTAACTATTCACATTGCTCAAGTTCTAGAATTAATATTTGTTCAGCAGACcctccaaatttaatttttatctaatgTTTGTGTTCTAAGCAGTGTCTAACTGCAGGAGCTAGAACCCTTAGAATGCCTAAGGTGCAAGGTTGCCTGAGTAAAGCAAggtcaaatatgtatatgaaacagtccaatttactttataaaacaAGCAAAAgtcttccccccccccccagTTTTTATTGTGGGCTATTATGCATGATTTCCTTATAATCTCATGTTTGTTGTTGAATACTCAAATATTCAACTGTAGAAAGTCTAATATTGACCCATATTTTTCTACTACTAAAAGATAAAGTCCCCCCCCCCTTTTTCTGCGGGTCATTATGCATGATTTCCATGTAATCTCATGTTCTTTGTTGAGAACTCAAACATTCAAAAAAGTAGAGTCCGATATTGTCCCATTCTTCTACTGtgaaaaggtaaaatttaaagaaaattaataaaagttaagaaaattaaatagattttcAATCAGACATTCCCTTTGCACCTACTACCTCACCAAAAAGCATGCCTAGGCACGCAAGGCATGCACCTTATCAAACGTGTCTCACCCGTAATTGAAGTACAATTAGCCAACATTCGAGGAAAATGCAATAATGCATAGACAAGAACATCTATTATATGAACTCATAAGCAACTACAGGAAATAGTAAAGAAAATGTAAAGACTACAGTCGAAGGAAATTAACCTTTGCATGAATGAACTTCTCCTTTACAGATATAGAATCAGAATGACAAGGTTTTCCCATAAGCAGCAGCTGCGGTTTATCAGACTTGGAAAAGCTTCATCACCAATAATAAGCATTAGCAACACATAGCTAGAGAACTAAGTtggtttttattattactacAAATACTGTATTTTAATCATAAGAAAAAAAGATTCTTTACCTTGGAGTAAGATCAACGTGGAAAGCATTTCTGGAGTGCAACAATTCCTCCCAAACTGAGTTAGCAAAGGTATTGCCCAGAGATTGAAACAAACTTATAACAGATGGGTCCCACACTTTTACATCAAGAGTAAGCGACCTAACCTGAAATATGAACCAACAAAAACATAAGAGCTACACAAAGGACAAAGCAACATCACTAAAGATTACTCAGGATGCTTTTATCCAGCTAAAAGAATTCACTATAGCAAGAAAACAGTATACTGCATAGaaaccaaaaaaatacaaattccaACAAGAGACTAATTATCCTCTTTATTATCAAATTCCTGTAATCCAATCAATAGCGGAAATAACTTTTCATTCTGTTTGTATTACCATGTTCATTACTGAGAACCATTCATCTttagaaataagaaaattcaagaaaaagagcaattgatcaataaaatacttCTCTAGAGAGACGCAGGTTCTCATATGGATGAATAAAAATGTTGTATATAATCTATTCACTTCACCTTTGATATATGAACACCAAGATTACGGTGAACACCAGAACACTCGATACAAAGAAGAACACCCAGATTCAAAGATGCCCAATCAGGTTCAGGAGCACCACAATCTGCACATTTGTCATTCCCACATACTCTTCGCAGTACATCAATTGgcttttcattttttagacaGGACCTTTGATGTTGTGAGGCTCTTGATTGGCGTTCGTTATGTGCACTAACAAGGTTTCTCTCAGAGGCATACTCTTCAACACCAGTGTGATCAAAATCAGAACTTTCAAATGAACTACTCTCACTGGCAGATCGATGATGACCACTTCCCATGGGACTAGCAGAGAGACACtgaaaatttataagaattcaACAGTCAATAAGTTGATAAGGAAGCAACGAGAAAAAATTGTGCTACATAAATAATTACCCTTTCAGGAGCCTGAGAACTAAGCAAAGAAGCAATAACACCAGTTATCTTTTCAATCCAATCCATTTGATCCAGTGCACTCTCTGCCTGCTCTGACAAGCACAAAAAAAGCATTATTGCAGTCAATTTCCAAATAATAGCCCTAATCCTACACAAGTGCAATTTGGCCTGTCAACCCAGCAATTGATTGATCCCAGAAATAAGAGAAATGCAAAGATACAAGTTAACAGCTAATGAGAAACACAGTCTACACCTAGGTCATACCTGCAAGGTGTAATTCTTTGTAGGAGAAATTATCCTAAAACAAAACCTCAAATCTGACTGGTCGGCATCAACTTTAATTGTTGACGTAAGCAGATTCACTGTGTGATGGGCAACAGATTTTTCATCATGAACGCCACCATGATAATGAGAAGAAAGCCATCGGCCCAATAATCCAGATCCAAGTTCAGAGCTATTTCTCTGACCAGAAAGCTGACTGCCAGACCCCTACTCACCAAGAAAGATCAAGAAGAGCAGGAGAGCTTTCATCACAAAATGCACTTCAAGCACCCtactttatatttttcaaaaaagcagGAGAGGAGGAAGAATCTTACAGATGATTTGCTGCACTGCTTGCGGTAATAATACAACATTCCACGGCTATCAAGGACAAAAAATCTTCTTTTCCAGTCTCCTCTCAAGCTTGATGAACGTTTTGACAGATAGCCTTGTCGAATGGTTTGAACCTGTAGGAATATTCAGAGTTTCAGATGCAGATATACAGTACATAGATGCAAAAGCATCAGAGGActaataaaatctaacaaacAGAAATCTGGGATAACTTAAAATCTTCTTTAAACCTTTCCCTTCGCAGCAGACTGCATTACTGCCTCTATCATTTTATGTGAACTTCTACCTATTGCTTGTATACCATCTCCATTAGGAGATCCATTAGAACCATTAGAAGACAATCTGCTCTCTCTGTCAACCTGCCGTTTGTACTCTTGCATTCTTTCATTTAAAGCTGCCTGGTCATATTTGGATCTTTCCCTTGATTGCCGTGCATAGGTCATGACCTGCAGGACTTGTATTTCAACAATTAACACATATATAGGCATAGACATAGCAATCATCAATGACAagatacaaattttatttttgctttggTTAGATTCAAAGCCATACCAACTATTAACCATGCATCTTATAACATGCTATGACTAATCTCTCAAATAACTGATACCATATTCAGTATAGggataatatttttccttttcctttgaGTAAAACAATTGGATGAAGAAAATACAGCTCAATCAGATATGTATAGAATTATGTTTTGGTCTGGAGGAAATTTAAGATAACAAACCTGATTAATATATGGCTCCATTTGATGCAATAATTCATAGCCCTATAAACAGAAAAACTTCATCATGACCAATGCATTCACCATGTGATAGAAACAATgtgaaagaaattgagaagtcCTGCGACAAGATAACCTGTTTGAAGTATCGAAGATGTGCATCCATAGTCCCACTAACAGCTTCCAGAAACTCAAATCGCTTTTTAGCTTCAACATTTGAAAGAGCAGTTACCTGTAATTGTAAAAACAATAGCGTAATCACATATATTGAACCACATTCGAATTGTCACAGCAACATCAGTTCAGAAATCATCTGCTAGCAATTCACTCACTAGATTAAAGCGAGCCTGCTCAAATGTTGACCTCGCATTATGAAGTTCCTAGAATAACTCCAACCGTGTCAGAGTATGTAGGAAATATTCATCAACATGAAATCTATGTAGGAAAGAATGTCATGTACATGAAATTATAAACCATCAAGCCATTTTGCAAGATACCTCTTCCAAAACATTGGCAATATTACTCTTTGTGCTTTTCCTGAGTGAAAGAAACTTTTCACGAGCCTGCAAGATTATTCAAACCGGTACAATATAACTATAAATTTGATTGTATGCCAGCTCAAGACTATAATATCATATTCAAGCAACGTAACTAAGCAAGAAAACAAACTACAgtggaaaaatgaatttaacttCTGAAGCACCTGGTCATAAACGAGACTAGCCTTATCAAAGCGTTTACGTGCTTCCTGCACTCAGATAAgttcttttaaaacaaaaggctaaacaaataaaacagataaaactaaaaaaaatacacaGATTATTAAAAGGTCAATGAATCCATAGCAGAGCAATAAATAAACAACCTATGTTTCTCTTAAGAAGACTAATTTACATAGCAATAGTTGATAAGGTTGCCCAGCTTTTAGCTAGTTCCAAATCTTCCCTACTTTGTAGGGCAACTTAAATCTCATTTGCAATAAAGGCGGTTACCTTGACGTCAAGTAAATCCCTATTGACAAACTgcattaatttttcatttagctCGGTTTCAACCTGGAGAGAAAAGAAAGTAGTTCAGAAATAATATTATCGTATGCCAATATAGTTGTAACATTTGCATTCTCAAAatgtttaaaagaaatatttaaatgttgaCATCAGGACaggttttaaagatttaatgcATTAAAGTCTTAAATAGACATGAAGAAAACAAGCAAAGTTATAACTTTAATGCATTAAAGTCTTAGGTCTTCACTGCTccataataaatttgatattcatGCTCAAACAATATTTCAGAAATTTACCTGTGACCGAAGAACTTCCTTGTATGTTCCAATTTCTCTCAATGCTATGGTAAACTTGGTCATAACTGGTCCTAAAGAGGGGAAAAAAGGTTCAATTACTGCTATGGTgccataccaaaacataatatACACAACATGTCAGATACgggaaaatttttgagaaagcAAAAAGTAAGAAAAGGCATTTGGATGTCTTATAGAGATCAAACAAACAATTATTACAATAGGAAGAACACCAAAGCAAAAATAATGAAGCCACTGAAACTTAAGACCGCCTGATCTCTTCAGGTGCAAATCTATCACCAATATTCAAGCAAGTAGAATAAACAACTTTGGCACAAAATTAGAACAAATACATACCACCAAAAGCAACACTAATAGGGTCATTATGTCCTCCACCAAACATTTCAAGGGCACTTGCAAAAGCAATGTCCCCATCATATCCCTCGCCAAGTCCTTCACtgcaatcaaagaaaaataatatgcaaataaatatttccccAACTCATGGCCCCAATAGCAGGCGGTAGCAACCCCCTCCCACTTAAGAGGAAGAAaccaaaaaaggaaagaaaaagtcTATTCCAGTTGAGAGCTACAATTATATGACTGCTTTTACAGTAATAGTCAGGAAATTTACGAGTACCAGTATCCTGGTGTAAAACCACAAGCATGGAACCATGGTCAAGTACCAAAGAAAAGTAACTAACGGATACATAATTATTGAAGTTTTTGTGTTATAATGCAAGGTTGCATTCAGTTTTTTTGTCATATGTTTGACCTACAGGTAAGAAAGAATGTTGAAAAACATAAGAAACTTCCATAAACTGGCAGAAAGTTGAGAACAAATATGGGCAATGACTACTAATACATGGTAACAGAAACCCTTTATGTTCGAGAGGCATAAAGCAACAAACAACAAATACTTTGCCCATTATAAAGACATATCGgactatttctttatttaatttagaattcaaGTTTGGCCATGTCACATTCTCATACACTTCTTTCATTCACTAAAAAGGGAACttgttttgattaaaacaaTCAGATTCATAGATACATTAGAAGATATAGACGTACGTGTATTTTCGGCATCCTTTGAAAAACCTTAAGCTTCTCTCACGTAACAACTCGGCGCTTTCCTCCATGCATTGTATCTGTCtcaccaaataaaatttataaattatctataCATGGTCCATAAATAACCAAACAGATATACTATCTCATAAAGCTCTAGCATTAGAGTCCATCAGACAAATAGTACGGTTACTATGCGTAGAACACAAAATTATGATACTCAAGTAAGTATTAAGAACTTTTCAAATCCAAGAGAAAATACAGTTacaatataattgtaaaagtaaaCAATGTCTTTAAGCAAAAAGAGATACTCCATCCCACTATAATCAGCATGTACAAAATACAAATGTGGATGTAAAGGTTAGCGCTTGACAAAGATACTCATGAGATAAAAAGTTTACTAAAATTCTCCAAAGTGATTCCATTCTTATCTCATCCTATTCATAAAGAGAACTTAATcacatcaaattaaaaaaacataagagATCATTTGAAAATCAGTGCCCTATAGTTTCAATTTTCAGATAATAAATCTCATCGCAAACCAGGAGAGATCAAGGATCACTCTTTAAACAATCCTTTAAACCCACCAATCATGGATACTGATAGTCAAGCTAGATATCGAACTGGGCACATGCTCCAACtctatttagaataaaataaatctcCCCAAATCTACAAAACATTTTTTATGCCAAAATATACAACCATTAATTATACAAAAACTACCGCTGATCTAGCCAAATTCTTTGAAGCAGCCATtagaaagataaaattaatggGGAAAATATTCccgttttattttgtttcttttgccTTATTTTCTCCGACAACCAAAGGGGAACAAAGCACTGAAGGTTACAAAAACGGCAATCAAAATAAGCAACCTGAAATAATTCAGCTAAATATGTAAACAATTTTGGGGGGTggcgggggggggggggagtaTGTAAATCTACAATGTCCTCGACTTCGTTCCAGCTAAGTAAAGAACGTCGAGAGAGAGAAACCT of Gossypium raimondii isolate GPD5lz chromosome 3, ASM2569854v1, whole genome shotgun sequence contains these proteins:
- the LOC105794815 gene encoding ADP-ribosylation factor GTPase-activating protein AGD3 isoform X2: MHFAKLDDSPMFRKQIQCMEESAELLRERSLRFFKGCRKYTEGLGEGYDGDIAFASALEMFGGGHNDPISVAFGGPVMTKFTIALREIGTYKEVLRSQVETELNEKLMQFVNRDLLDVKEARKRFDKASLVYDQAREKFLSLRKSTKSNIANVLEEELHNARSTFEQARFNLVTALSNVEAKKRFEFLEAVSGTMDAHLRYFKQGYELLHQMEPYINQVMTYARQSRERSKYDQAALNERMQEYKRQVDRESRLSSNGSNGSPNGDGIQAIGRSSHKMIEAVMQSAAKGKVQTIRQGYLSKRSSSLRGDWKRRFFVLDSRGMLYYYRKQCSKSSGSGSQLSGQRNSSELGSGLLGRWLSSHYHGGVHDEKSVAHHTVNLLTSTIKVDADQSDLRFCFRIISPTKNYTLQAESALDQMDWIEKITGVIASLLSSQAPERCLSASPMGSGHHRSASESSSFESSDFDHTGVEEYASERNLVSAHNERQSRASQHQRSCLKNEKPIDVLRRVCGNDKCADCGAPEPDWASLNLGVLLCIECSGVHRNLGVHISKVRSLTLDVKVWDPSVISLFQSLGNTFANSVWEELLHSRNAFHVDLTPSFSKSDKPQLLLMGKPCHSDSISVKEKFIHAKYAEKLFVCKLKDEQHPQSVAQQIWEGVRANDKKAVYRYIVNCEVDLNAVYEQSSGSSLTLAKVMLLQEHTNVCNNSSSYITGDSSDRSSASSFNLVGTSEGQTTDDLDGCTLLHLACETGDIGMIELLLQYGANINVMDSRGQTPLHRCILKGKAAVAKLLLTRGADPQVLNRENKTPVELAVESEFDDSEVLALLSDSNG
- the LOC105794815 gene encoding ADP-ribosylation factor GTPase-activating protein AGD3 isoform X1, translating into MARYLPISPQFKLQKVDISLHASPLALFSFLYFLFFFSEGGRGKEGNSCQKHTVVTPFSRTSSKRRRRFWYSQHAVTNFGSTKRNRRLKGKEKIQCMEESAELLRERSLRFFKGCRKYTEGLGEGYDGDIAFASALEMFGGGHNDPISVAFGGPVMTKFTIALREIGTYKEVLRSQVETELNEKLMQFVNRDLLDVKEARKRFDKASLVYDQAREKFLSLRKSTKSNIANVLEEELHNARSTFEQARFNLVTALSNVEAKKRFEFLEAVSGTMDAHLRYFKQGYELLHQMEPYINQVMTYARQSRERSKYDQAALNERMQEYKRQVDRESRLSSNGSNGSPNGDGIQAIGRSSHKMIEAVMQSAAKGKVQTIRQGYLSKRSSSLRGDWKRRFFVLDSRGMLYYYRKQCSKSSGSGSQLSGQRNSSELGSGLLGRWLSSHYHGGVHDEKSVAHHTVNLLTSTIKVDADQSDLRFCFRIISPTKNYTLQAESALDQMDWIEKITGVIASLLSSQAPERCLSASPMGSGHHRSASESSSFESSDFDHTGVEEYASERNLVSAHNERQSRASQHQRSCLKNEKPIDVLRRVCGNDKCADCGAPEPDWASLNLGVLLCIECSGVHRNLGVHISKVRSLTLDVKVWDPSVISLFQSLGNTFANSVWEELLHSRNAFHVDLTPSFSKSDKPQLLLMGKPCHSDSISVKEKFIHAKYAEKLFVCKLKDEQHPQSVAQQIWEGVRANDKKAVYRYIVNCEVDLNAVYEQSSGSSLTLAKVMLLQEHTNVCNNSSSYITGDSSDRSSASSFNLVGTSEGQTTDDLDGCTLLHLACETGDIGMIELLLQYGANINVMDSRGQTPLHRCILKGKAAVAKLLLTRGADPQVLNRENKTPVELAVESEFDDSEVLALLSDSNG